In the Topomyia yanbarensis strain Yona2022 chromosome 3, ASM3024719v1, whole genome shotgun sequence genome, one interval contains:
- the LOC131694312 gene encoding U7 snRNA-associated Sm-like protein LSm11 — MSDSDSDSEGSSTNLNLASSSFKPLRVLYSRKAQTPVPEAKVHDNVQQFESQFKLLGGFGEVYSEERVKDIRAASSTRKAIPVLAKGEQPLRRFLPHQGLVDKPRRARFQKNIFTRLGNMDGPLSKMLTWMRERVRVKVYTRKEKGIRGYATGYVEIFDKHWNLALTDVFESWKRRKYSYSQNNVCALGEPQDCSDMLRKMGISVPEISVKSVDRKYVICTRKVPKLLVRGEQVVLVTPDKVVDADGGESSKS; from the exons ATGAGTGATAGTGATTCCGACTCCGAGGGTAGTTCCACCAATCTGAACTTGGCTAGTTCAAGTTTCAAACCGCTACGGGTGCTGTACTCCCGAAAGGCACAAACACCGGTGCCGGAAGCGAAAGTCCACGACAATGTTCAGCAGTTCGAGTCGCAGTTCAAGTTGCTCGGTGGTTTCGGTGAAGTGTACAGTGAGGAACGCGTTAAAGATATCCGAGCGGCAAGCTCGACTAGGAAGGCAATCCCGGTACTGGCCAAGGGCGAGCAACCGTTGAGGCGATTCCTACCGCATCAAG GTTTGGTGGATAAACCACGACGTGCGCGCTTCCAAAAGAATATATTCACAAGATTGGGGAATATGGACGGTCCCCTTAGTAAGATGCTCACCTGGATGCGAGAGCGGGTACGGGTAAAGGTGTACACACGAAAGGAGAAAGGAATCCGTGGCTACGCTACCGGATACGTAGAGATATTCGACAAGCACTGGAATCTGGCGTTGACGGATGTTTTTGAGTCCTGGAAGCGGCGAAAGTATAGCTACTCGCAGAATAATGTTTGTGCCCTTGGAGAGCCGCAAGACTGCAGTGATATGCTACGAAAGATGGGTATTAGCGTGCCAGAGATTAGCGTGAAATCTGTCGACAGAAAATATGTGATATGCACCCGAAAGGTTCCTAAACTGTTGGTTCGCGGAGAACAGGTGGTTCTGGTGACACCGGATAAAGTGGTTGATGCGGATGGCGGAGAGTCTTCCAAAAGTtag